A stretch of Streptococcus chenjunshii DNA encodes these proteins:
- a CDS encoding cation diffusion facilitator family transporter, which produces MTEPGKNLKLAMRGPIISIVVYLLLTAFKLLAGYMLNSSALVADGFNNLSDILGNLVLLIGLYLASQPADADHRFGHWKIEDLASLITAFIMFAVGFRVLLQTVEKIFRDTQVKIDPLGALVGVISACIMYGVHLYNKKLSRKIRSSALVAASKDNLSDALTSLGTAVAIIAASLNLIIIDRIAAVIIAFFILKTAYDIFMESAFSLSDGFDEKQLKEYEKAILQIPKIAAVKSQRGRTYGSNIYLDIVLEMNPDLSVYESHAITEQVEKLLSQKYAIYDIDIHVEPAPLPEDEIADNVFKKLYKNEKVILARIPDYEEFIAEEFQMIDQNGKRIAKREFMNQNTYFSSHFQHFSLQSVSQKTKLVTYETDGQFHTSIWRRNEQWFLIFHQVTPKVYPKKYRLIKD; this is translated from the coding sequence ATGACTGAACCTGGTAAAAATTTAAAATTAGCTATGCGCGGTCCGATTATCAGCATTGTGGTCTACCTGCTGCTTACTGCCTTTAAGCTCCTTGCAGGCTATATGCTGAATTCCAGCGCCTTGGTTGCTGATGGTTTTAACAATCTTTCGGATATTTTGGGCAACCTCGTTCTGCTTATCGGCTTATACTTAGCCAGCCAGCCAGCTGATGCTGACCATAGATTCGGGCATTGGAAGATTGAAGACCTTGCAAGCCTTATCACAGCTTTCATTATGTTTGCTGTCGGCTTTCGTGTTTTGCTCCAGACCGTTGAAAAAATATTCAGAGATACTCAAGTTAAAATCGACCCGCTGGGAGCGCTGGTGGGGGTGATTTCAGCCTGTATTATGTACGGTGTGCATCTTTATAACAAGAAGCTGTCACGAAAAATCAGATCCAGCGCCCTAGTCGCCGCCTCTAAGGACAATCTTTCCGATGCCCTGACTTCTTTAGGGACGGCTGTTGCGATTATCGCTGCTTCCTTAAATTTGATTATCATTGACCGAATCGCCGCAGTCATTATTGCTTTTTTTATCCTAAAGACAGCTTATGATATTTTCATGGAAAGTGCTTTTAGTTTATCTGATGGTTTTGATGAAAAGCAGTTAAAAGAATATGAAAAAGCGATTTTACAAATTCCTAAAATCGCTGCAGTTAAATCCCAGCGGGGGCGCACCTACGGCAGCAATATTTATTTGGATATTGTATTGGAGATGAATCCTGATCTTTCTGTTTACGAAAGCCATGCTATTACAGAGCAAGTCGAAAAACTGCTCAGCCAAAAATACGCTATTTATGATATTGATATCCACGTTGAACCCGCTCCGCTGCCAGAAGATGAAATAGCAGATAATGTTTTTAAAAAGCTTTACAAAAATGAAAAAGTAATCCTAGCCAGAATTCCAGACTATGAGGAGTTTATTGCTGAAGAATTTCAGATGATTGATCAAAATGGAAAACGCATCGCAAAACGGGAATTTATGAACCAAAATACTTATTTCAGCAGCCATTTCCAACATTTCAGCCTGCAATCAGTCAGCCAGAAAACAAAATTGGTTACATACGAAACTGACGGACAGTTTCATACCAGTATTTGGCGCCGCAATGAACAATGGTTTCTTATTTTCCATCAAGTTACCCCTAAGGTTTATCCTAAAAAATACAGACTCATAAAAGATTAA
- a CDS encoding amino acid ABC transporter substrate-binding protein, with product MNLKRFLTAVFCLLIPAVLVACSSKSNTSSSADQWENYQEEGEITIGFDKTFVPMGYEDTDGSYVGFDVDLAEAVFEKYGIAVNWQPINWDMKETELNNGNIDLIWNGYSATDERREKVRFTDPYMENEQVLVTKKSSDIAKFSDMKDKVLGAQAGSSGYQAFTDHPEVLKDFVKNGDANQYETFTQAFIDLESDRIDGLLIDRVYANYYLQQEGELDSYHIISGDYASENFAVGARKADKTLVKKINAAFAELYEEGRFQEISETWFGEDVAAKEIKD from the coding sequence ATGAACTTAAAACGATTCTTAACAGCTGTCTTTTGTTTGCTCATACCCGCAGTTTTAGTCGCTTGCAGCAGCAAGAGCAACACGTCCTCCTCAGCCGATCAGTGGGAGAATTACCAAGAAGAAGGAGAAATTACCATTGGCTTTGATAAAACATTTGTGCCGATGGGATATGAAGATACAGACGGGTCCTATGTCGGCTTTGATGTTGATTTGGCAGAAGCCGTTTTTGAAAAGTACGGAATCGCAGTCAACTGGCAGCCGATTAACTGGGATATGAAAGAAACGGAATTAAACAATGGAAACATTGATTTAATCTGGAATGGCTACTCGGCGACAGATGAGCGCAGGGAAAAAGTCCGCTTTACTGATCCTTATATGGAAAACGAGCAGGTTCTTGTCACCAAAAAATCATCTGATATCGCAAAATTTTCTGATATGAAGGACAAGGTTCTGGGAGCACAGGCGGGTTCATCGGGCTATCAGGCATTTACAGATCATCCTGAAGTGCTTAAAGATTTTGTTAAAAACGGAGATGCGAACCAGTACGAAACGTTTACTCAGGCCTTTATTGATTTGGAAAGCGACCGTATCGATGGTTTGCTGATTGACCGTGTCTATGCTAACTACTATTTGCAGCAGGAGGGAGAACTGGATAGTTATCACATTATTTCCGGTGATTATGCCAGTGAGAATTTTGCAGTCGGTGCTCGCAAGGCCGATAAAACATTGGTGAAAAAGATTAATGCTGCCTTTGCTGAACTTTATGAAGAAGGACGCTTTCAAGAAATTTCAGAGACTTGGTTTGGTGAAGACGTTGCTGCAAAAGAAATCAAAGACTGA
- a CDS encoding mannitol-1-phosphate 5-dehydrogenase, producing the protein MNKAVHFGAGNIGRGFIGEILAENHFAIDFVDVNDTIIAALQERKSYDIEIAEEGQRHITINNVNGINNGKNPRAVIEAIRTADLITTAIGPNILPLIAELIADGIEARRADNNKQAIDVLACENMIGGSQFLYEEVKKYLSQEALDYAEQYVGFPNAAVDRIVPAQSHADPLFVVVEPFNEWVVETSRMKNPDLKLKGVHYEEDLEPFIERKLFSVNSGHATSAYTGAFYGAKTILEALQNTKVKANVEAVLAEIRSLLIDKWGFSEEALTDYHKVILSRFENPFIVDDVTRVARTPIRKLGFDERFIRPIRELKERNLSYANLLQTVSYVFKYTDPDDEQSRQLQESLAQKPVEEVVAEVTGLKDQDLITEIVNSIEKIA; encoded by the coding sequence ATGAACAAAGCAGTGCACTTTGGTGCCGGGAATATTGGCCGCGGTTTTATTGGAGAAATTTTAGCGGAAAACCATTTTGCCATTGATTTTGTCGATGTCAATGACACCATTATAGCCGCGCTTCAAGAGAGAAAATCATATGATATTGAAATCGCTGAAGAAGGACAGCGCCATATTACAATTAACAATGTCAATGGGATTAACAACGGGAAAAATCCCCGAGCGGTAATTGAGGCCATCAGAACGGCAGATCTTATCACTACAGCTATCGGTCCCAATATCCTGCCCCTTATTGCTGAATTGATTGCGGACGGTATTGAGGCACGCCGTGCTGATAATAATAAACAAGCTATTGATGTCTTGGCCTGCGAAAATATGATTGGCGGTTCGCAGTTTTTATACGAAGAGGTGAAAAAATATCTGTCACAGGAAGCCTTAGACTACGCAGAACAATATGTCGGTTTTCCTAATGCCGCGGTTGACCGCATTGTTCCAGCTCAGTCGCATGCAGATCCCCTTTTTGTAGTCGTTGAACCCTTTAATGAATGGGTGGTTGAAACCAGCCGTATGAAAAATCCTGATCTTAAATTAAAGGGAGTGCATTACGAAGAGGATTTAGAACCTTTTATTGAACGCAAATTGTTTTCTGTCAATTCCGGCCATGCCACCTCAGCTTATACAGGAGCTTTTTACGGAGCTAAAACGATTCTTGAAGCTCTGCAAAATACAAAGGTTAAGGCAAATGTTGAGGCCGTATTGGCAGAAATCCGCAGCCTTCTGATCGACAAGTGGGGATTTTCCGAGGAAGCTTTGACTGACTATCATAAAGTGATTCTGTCCCGCTTTGAAAATCCATTTATTGTTGACGATGTGACTCGGGTAGCTCGGACTCCGATTCGTAAACTAGGCTTCGATGAACGTTTTATCCGTCCTATTCGTGAACTAAAAGAGCGAAATCTGTCTTATGCTAATCTGCTGCAAACGGTCAGCTATGTCTTTAAATACACTGACCCTGACGATGAGCAAAGCAGACAGCTTCAGGAGAGTCTGGCTCAAAAACCAGTTGAAGAAGTTGTCGCTGAGGTAACCGGACTTAAGGATCAGGATTTAATCACAGAAATTGTGAACAGCATTGAAAAAATTGCCTAG
- a CDS encoding amino acid ABC transporter ATP-binding protein encodes MLELRDISKQFGQKKVFDHFNLLVEEGKILSLVGPSGGGKTTLLRMLAGLEKIDSGEIIYNGENVAIDHLENLNLLGFVFQDFQLFPHLSVLDNLILSPLKTMNITREKASQKAKELLDKLGLSDQISAYPYALSGGQKQRVALARAMMIDPQIIGYDEPTSALDPELRQEVEKLILQNRRLGITQIVVTHDLPFAENISDAIVKINPK; translated from the coding sequence ATGTTAGAATTAAGAGATATTTCAAAGCAGTTTGGTCAGAAAAAGGTTTTTGATCATTTTAATCTGCTTGTCGAAGAAGGGAAGATTTTATCTTTGGTCGGCCCGTCTGGCGGTGGGAAAACCACACTATTGCGGATGCTGGCGGGTCTTGAAAAAATAGATTCCGGCGAGATTATTTACAATGGCGAAAATGTAGCTATCGATCATTTAGAAAATCTCAATCTGCTTGGCTTTGTTTTTCAGGATTTTCAGCTCTTCCCGCATTTGAGCGTTTTGGATAATTTGATTTTGTCTCCTTTAAAAACGATGAATATTACAAGAGAAAAAGCCAGCCAGAAAGCCAAAGAGCTTCTGGATAAACTGGGGCTGAGCGATCAGATATCCGCTTACCCGTACGCGCTGTCGGGCGGTCAGAAACAGCGTGTGGCGCTTGCCAGAGCTATGATGATTGATCCTCAGATTATCGGTTATGATGAGCCGACCAGCGCTTTGGATCCGGAACTGCGCCAGGAGGTTGAGAAACTTATCTTACAGAACCGCCGGTTAGGGATTACACAGATTGTGGTCACGCATGATTTGCCCTTCGCTGAAAATATTTCAGATGCTATTGTCAAAATTAATCCAAAATAA
- a CDS encoding amino acid ABC transporter permease: MPYLLEILPNLLSGALITLQVFITVLVLSIPIGAVLAFLMQLPFKPLKWLLSLYVWIMRGTPLLLQLIFFYYVLPSVGVVIDRMPAAILAFTLNYAAYFAEIFRGGIAAIPRGQYEAAKVLKFSQLQTIRYIILPQVIKIVLPSVFNEIINLVKDSSLVYVLGVGDLLLASKTAANRDASLVPMFIAGAIYLILIGIVTIISRHVEKKYSYYK; this comes from the coding sequence ATGCCTTATTTATTAGAAATCTTACCCAATTTATTAAGCGGTGCTTTAATTACTTTACAGGTATTTATTACCGTTTTAGTTCTGTCAATTCCCATTGGAGCTGTATTGGCTTTTTTAATGCAGCTGCCTTTTAAACCTTTAAAATGGCTGCTGAGTTTATATGTTTGGATTATGCGCGGCACCCCTTTGCTTTTGCAGCTCATTTTTTTCTACTATGTTTTACCGAGTGTAGGAGTTGTAATTGATCGCATGCCGGCTGCTATCTTGGCCTTTACACTAAATTATGCGGCCTATTTTGCTGAAATTTTTCGCGGCGGTATTGCTGCTATTCCGCGCGGCCAGTATGAGGCAGCTAAAGTGCTGAAGTTTTCGCAGCTTCAAACGATTCGTTATATTATTCTGCCTCAAGTGATTAAAATTGTTTTGCCTAGTGTTTTTAATGAAATTATAAATCTGGTTAAGGATTCCTCGCTGGTTTATGTGCTTGGAGTTGGCGATTTGCTTCTGGCCAGCAAGACAGCTGCAAACCGGGATGCCTCTTTGGTTCCGATGTTTATCGCCGGTGCTATCTACCTTATTCTGATCGGTATAGTGACTATTATCTCGCGTCATGTTGAGAAAAAATACAGTTATTACAAATAA
- a CDS encoding FAD-containing oxidoreductase, with the protein MKTYDLLVIGFGKAGKTLAAKMSSLGKKVALVEKDREMYGGTCINVACIPTKTLIQAAEKNLSFSQAMHLKDTVTARLRQKNEQTLTGSGVDLYHAAARFVSDKVVEIAAGTEKERLTAESIVINTGSVTNVLPIPGLLDSRYVYDSTGIQFLSEQPKRLGIIGGGNIGLEFASLYAKLGSQVTVFEYSPQLLSRFDKEVADLAQTYLEEDGVHFVLSATVESVANKGQGVTVTAASKDYAFDALLYATGRKPAVAELGLENTGIKLTDRGAVQVDEFCETTVKDVYAVGDVNGGLQFTYTSLDDFRVVFGKLTGSSSYNLKERRNVPSSIFIQPPLSQVGLTEKEAQAAHVTYKSQKLPVASMPRGHVNNDLRGLYKVLIDPESKEILGATLFGAASQENINLIKMAMDNNIPYTYIKNQIFTHPSMAENLNDLFNF; encoded by the coding sequence ATGAAGACATACGATTTGTTAGTTATTGGGTTTGGGAAAGCAGGCAAGACTTTGGCTGCGAAAATGAGCAGTTTGGGCAAAAAAGTTGCTCTTGTTGAGAAAGACAGAGAAATGTACGGCGGGACCTGCATTAATGTTGCCTGTATTCCAACCAAAACTTTAATTCAGGCAGCTGAAAAAAATTTAAGTTTTTCTCAGGCGATGCATTTAAAAGATACTGTAACAGCTCGTTTGCGTCAAAAAAATGAGCAGACTTTGACCGGTTCGGGAGTCGATCTCTATCATGCTGCTGCCCGTTTTGTGTCTGATAAAGTTGTCGAAATCGCTGCCGGGACAGAAAAGGAACGATTAACAGCTGAATCAATTGTTATCAATACCGGATCCGTCACTAATGTGTTGCCTATACCAGGATTGCTGGACAGCCGTTATGTCTATGACAGTACCGGCATCCAATTCTTGTCTGAACAGCCTAAACGATTGGGCATCATTGGCGGCGGCAATATTGGTTTGGAATTCGCGAGTCTTTATGCTAAGCTCGGCAGCCAAGTGACTGTTTTCGAATATTCACCGCAGCTTCTCAGCCGTTTTGATAAAGAAGTGGCGGACTTGGCACAGACTTATCTTGAAGAAGACGGTGTGCATTTTGTGCTGTCAGCAACGGTAGAAAGTGTTGCTAATAAAGGGCAGGGGGTGACTGTGACCGCAGCTTCAAAAGATTATGCATTTGATGCCCTTCTTTATGCTACCGGACGGAAACCAGCTGTTGCGGAGCTCGGTTTGGAAAATACAGGTATCAAGCTGACTGACCGCGGAGCTGTTCAGGTTGATGAATTTTGTGAGACAACAGTCAAAGATGTGTATGCTGTTGGCGATGTTAATGGCGGACTGCAGTTTACCTATACCTCTTTAGATGATTTCAGAGTAGTATTTGGGAAATTGACAGGCAGCAGCAGCTACAATCTTAAAGAGCGCCGCAATGTCCCGTCCAGTATTTTTATCCAGCCGCCTTTGTCACAGGTTGGGCTGACTGAAAAGGAGGCACAGGCTGCTCATGTGACTTATAAGAGCCAAAAACTGCCTGTGGCCAGTATGCCGAGAGGACATGTGAACAATGATTTACGCGGACTTTATAAAGTCTTAATCGACCCGGAAAGCAAGGAAATATTGGGGGCAACTTTGTTTGGAGCTGCCTCTCAGGAAAATATCAATCTGATCAAAATGGCGATGGATAATAACATTCCTTATACCTATATCAAAAATCAGATTTTCACCCATCCCAGTATGGCGGAAAATTTGAACGATCTTTTTAATTTTTAA
- a CDS encoding alanine/glycine:cation symporter family protein, producing MLEFFKTVDDIVWGAPLLVLLVGTGIYLTIRLGLLQIFRLPKAFALIFAEDQGEGDISSFAALATALAATVGTGNIVGVATAIKSGGPGALFWMWIAAFFGMATKYAEGLLAIKYRTKDANGEIAGGPMHYIINGMGRKWKPLAVFFALAGVLVAWLGMGTFSQVNSITSSLENTFSFSPQIASIFIAVLVAVVIFGGIQSISKVAEKVVPFMAGIYILAVCAVIAMNANQILPSFVLILKGAFTGTAAVGGFTGAVVKEAIQIGVARGVFSNESGLGSAPIAAAAAKTEEPVEQGLISMTGTFIDTLIICTLTGLAIIVTGKWTVQGLEGAPLTQATFSSLFGSSGAVALTFCLVLFAFTTILGWSYYGERCFEFLFGTKYLLVYRVIFIAMVALGGFLKLDLIWTLADIVNGLMALPNLVALLALSPIIISETYRYFNKSE from the coding sequence ATGTTAGAATTTTTCAAGACCGTCGACGATATCGTGTGGGGGGCACCCCTGCTCGTACTTTTAGTCGGAACGGGTATTTATCTCACTATTAGGCTTGGCCTGCTTCAAATTTTTAGGCTTCCAAAGGCTTTTGCACTGATTTTCGCTGAAGATCAAGGGGAAGGTGATATCTCCAGTTTTGCAGCTCTGGCAACAGCTTTGGCGGCAACTGTTGGGACTGGCAATATCGTCGGTGTGGCTACCGCTATCAAGTCCGGCGGACCCGGTGCTCTGTTTTGGATGTGGATAGCAGCTTTTTTTGGCATGGCTACCAAGTACGCCGAAGGCCTGCTTGCCATTAAGTACCGGACTAAGGATGCTAATGGGGAAATTGCCGGAGGACCGATGCACTATATCATCAACGGTATGGGCCGAAAATGGAAACCCTTAGCGGTCTTTTTTGCTCTGGCCGGTGTTTTAGTTGCCTGGCTTGGAATGGGAACTTTTTCTCAGGTCAATTCAATCACATCATCACTTGAAAATACTTTTTCTTTCTCCCCGCAGATAGCTAGTATTTTTATCGCTGTTCTTGTGGCGGTTGTGATTTTTGGCGGCATACAATCTATTTCGAAGGTGGCTGAGAAAGTGGTTCCTTTTATGGCTGGTATTTACATACTGGCTGTCTGTGCAGTCATAGCCATGAACGCTAATCAGATTCTTCCTTCTTTTGTTTTGATTTTAAAGGGAGCATTCACAGGAACGGCAGCTGTCGGCGGTTTTACAGGTGCCGTTGTTAAAGAGGCCATTCAGATAGGGGTGGCGCGCGGTGTTTTCTCAAACGAATCCGGACTCGGCTCTGCTCCTATTGCAGCTGCGGCGGCTAAAACAGAAGAACCAGTCGAACAGGGATTGATTTCAATGACAGGAACATTCATTGATACACTTATTATCTGTACTCTTACCGGACTGGCTATTATTGTGACCGGCAAATGGACAGTTCAGGGACTGGAAGGGGCTCCGCTTACCCAGGCTACTTTTTCGTCACTCTTTGGATCTTCCGGCGCTGTGGCGCTGACCTTTTGTCTGGTTCTCTTTGCTTTTACTACTATTTTAGGCTGGAGTTATTATGGAGAACGCTGCTTTGAATTCTTGTTTGGTACAAAATACCTCTTGGTTTACCGAGTGATTTTTATCGCTATGGTTGCTTTGGGCGGTTTTCTTAAACTGGACTTAATCTGGACTCTTGCCGATATTGTTAACGGACTGATGGCCCTGCCAAACTTAGTTGCCCTTCTGGCACTCTCGCCGATTATTATCAGTGAAACCTACCGCTACTTTAATAAATCAGAATAA
- the pcrA gene encoding DNA helicase PcrA, which translates to MNPLLAKMNDRQKEAVETTEGPLLIMAGAGSGKTRVLTHRIAYLIDEKFVNPWNILAITFTNKAAREMRERAMALNSATQDTLIATFHSMCVRILRREADRIGYNRNFTIVDPGEQRTLMKRILKNLNLDSKKWNERTILATISNAKNELLDEKAYENQAGDLYSQVAAKCYKAYQAELRQSEAMDFDDLIMLTLRLFKEHSDVLAYYQQRYQYIHVDEYQDTNHAQYQLVKLLASRFHNICVVGDADQSIYGWRGADMQNILDFEKDYPEAKVVLLEENYRSTQTILQAANDVIQNNRHRRPKNLWTQNPKGDQIIYYQADDERDEAVFVASSIAQIVREDGKNFKDFTVLYRTNAQSRTIEEALLKSNIPYTMVGGTKFYSRKEIRDIIAYLNVIANTADNISYERIINEPKRGIGPGTLEKIRLFASGQHLSLLDASAEIMLSNHVKGKPAQAVKTLADLLLDLQQQLDKLTLTALTETILDKTGYLETLQMQNTLESQARIENIEEFLTVTKEFDANQEEGTDTESGRDRLSRFLNDLALVADSDEAENDTAEVTLMTLHAAKGLEFPIVFLIGMEEGVFPLARAAQEQDELEEERRLAYVGITRAEEKLFLTNAAVRTLFGKTGYNPPSRFLREISADLLDYQGSARPTDSAFAVTYSNRREEEPARKFGQGMSLQQALQFRKAQAQPHTSRPLSVSAGTEASTNIDWKVGDSLQHKKWGEGTVLEVTGSGQGQELKVNFPELGLKKLLASVAPIQRK; encoded by the coding sequence ATGAATCCTTTATTAGCTAAGATGAACGACCGGCAGAAAGAAGCGGTTGAAACGACTGAAGGGCCGCTTCTGATTATGGCTGGCGCAGGTTCCGGCAAGACACGCGTACTGACCCATCGTATCGCGTACCTGATAGATGAGAAATTTGTTAATCCCTGGAATATTCTGGCTATCACTTTTACCAATAAAGCCGCTCGAGAAATGCGGGAACGGGCGATGGCGCTCAACTCGGCAACTCAAGACACATTAATTGCTACGTTTCACTCAATGTGTGTGCGCATTTTACGGCGTGAAGCAGACAGGATTGGTTATAACCGCAATTTTACCATTGTTGATCCGGGAGAACAGCGCACACTGATGAAGCGGATTTTAAAAAATTTAAATCTTGATTCTAAAAAATGGAATGAGCGGACTATTTTAGCCACCATATCCAACGCAAAAAACGAACTTCTGGATGAAAAGGCTTATGAAAATCAGGCAGGCGATCTTTACAGCCAAGTAGCTGCTAAATGCTATAAAGCCTATCAAGCCGAGCTGCGCCAAAGCGAAGCAATGGATTTTGATGATTTAATTATGCTGACTTTGCGGCTTTTTAAGGAACATTCCGATGTTTTAGCATACTATCAGCAGCGCTATCAATACATTCATGTCGATGAATATCAGGATACTAATCATGCTCAGTATCAGCTGGTTAAACTTTTAGCCAGTCGTTTTCATAATATTTGTGTAGTCGGAGATGCCGACCAGTCTATTTACGGCTGGCGCGGTGCCGATATGCAAAATATCCTCGATTTTGAAAAGGACTATCCTGAAGCTAAAGTGGTTCTTTTGGAAGAAAATTACCGTTCAACCCAAACAATTTTGCAGGCAGCAAATGATGTCATCCAAAATAACCGTCACAGACGCCCTAAAAATCTTTGGACTCAAAACCCGAAAGGGGACCAGATTATCTATTATCAAGCTGATGATGAACGGGATGAGGCTGTTTTTGTCGCCTCCTCCATCGCTCAGATTGTTCGTGAAGACGGGAAAAATTTTAAAGACTTTACGGTGCTTTACCGGACCAATGCCCAGTCGCGGACTATTGAAGAAGCTCTGCTTAAATCCAATATTCCTTACACTATGGTTGGCGGTACGAAATTCTACAGCCGCAAGGAAATTCGTGATATCATTGCTTACCTCAATGTCATCGCTAATACCGCTGATAATATCAGTTATGAGCGGATTATCAACGAGCCGAAGCGCGGTATTGGCCCGGGGACTTTGGAGAAAATCCGCCTTTTTGCATCAGGGCAACATTTAAGCCTGTTGGATGCCAGTGCCGAGATTATGCTTTCTAATCATGTCAAAGGCAAGCCAGCACAGGCCGTGAAAACTTTAGCCGATTTACTCTTAGATTTGCAGCAGCAGCTTGATAAGCTGACTTTAACAGCACTGACAGAAACGATTCTCGATAAAACAGGCTATCTGGAAACCCTTCAAATGCAAAATACCCTTGAAAGTCAGGCCCGTATTGAAAATATCGAAGAATTTCTGACTGTCACCAAGGAATTTGATGCGAATCAGGAGGAAGGAACAGATACTGAATCCGGCCGTGACAGACTCAGCCGTTTTCTGAATGATTTGGCACTAGTTGCTGACAGTGATGAGGCTGAGAATGACACAGCCGAAGTAACCTTAATGACTTTGCATGCAGCCAAAGGCCTAGAGTTTCCGATTGTTTTTCTTATCGGAATGGAAGAAGGGGTTTTCCCTTTGGCACGTGCAGCACAGGAACAAGACGAACTGGAAGAGGAACGGCGCTTGGCCTATGTGGGGATTACTCGGGCAGAGGAGAAGTTGTTTCTGACTAATGCTGCTGTTCGGACACTTTTTGGCAAAACTGGCTATAACCCACCTAGTCGTTTTTTGCGGGAAATATCTGCTGATCTGTTAGATTATCAGGGATCAGCTCGTCCGACTGACAGTGCTTTTGCGGTTACTTACAGCAATCGGAGAGAAGAAGAACCAGCCAGAAAGTTCGGTCAGGGCATGAGTTTGCAGCAGGCACTGCAGTTTCGAAAGGCTCAGGCTCAGCCTCACACGAGCAGACCGCTGTCAGTTTCTGCTGGAACCGAGGCTTCAACAAATATTGACTGGAAAGTCGGCGACAGCCTGCAGCATAAAAAATGGGGAGAAGGCACTGTCCTTGAAGTTACAGGAAGCGGCCAAGGGCAGGAGTTAAAGGTGAACTTCCCGGAACTCGGTCTAAAAAAACTCTTAGCCAGTGTTGCCCCTATTCAAAGAAAATAA
- a CDS encoding PTS sugar transporter subunit IIA, which translates to MEFQKSLIKLDQDFADKEEAIRYCGQLLFKEGYVEEDYIDAMVERDNDLSVYMGNFIAIPHGTDAAKEKVLKSGITVVQVPDGVNFGDTSNPQIATVLFGIAGIGDEHLQMIQKISIFCADVDNVVKLADAQTEEEIIRLLENVE; encoded by the coding sequence ATGGAATTTCAAAAAAGTTTAATCAAACTCGATCAGGATTTTGCAGACAAGGAAGAAGCGATTCGCTATTGCGGCCAGCTGCTTTTTAAAGAAGGTTATGTGGAAGAAGACTATATTGATGCTATGGTAGAGCGTGATAATGATTTATCGGTTTATATGGGCAACTTTATTGCTATTCCGCACGGAACTGATGCTGCCAAGGAAAAGGTCTTAAAATCAGGAATTACGGTTGTTCAAGTTCCTGATGGTGTTAATTTTGGCGATACTAGCAACCCACAAATAGCAACAGTTTTATTCGGTATTGCCGGTATCGGGGATGAGCACCTGCAGATGATTCAGAAAATCTCTATCTTTTGTGCAGATGTTGATAATGTTGTTAAACTGGCAGATGCTCAAACAGAAGAAGAAATCATCCGTCTTTTAGAAAATGTAGAATAG